From one Variovorax sp. PBL-H6 genomic stretch:
- a CDS encoding peptidase C1, which translates to MHILMSKGSAGEDVERLRQALAKALGEDAKLFPSLQASGTPIDEDFDAAIRRWQAGVGLIGDGVVGPRCQLLLDLLAIDANKFELVLNVGHVSRLFPATKPANIARYLPYIEAALGVAELTDRAMILCALGTIRAETEGFVPIAEAPSKFNTPPGGAPFSLYDTRTALGNSRPGDGERYRGRGFVQLTGKDNYTRYGQRIGVPLDQVPDRANAPEVAAVLLALYLSDKATKSRAAIRAGDFAQARRLVNGGAHGLDRFKDVFERAAAVWPAPRVGAGAGRSDASASEAAASRRSTVSRTRKDAADLRDRLFQPSAISLPDEFPPAEEVRQYLPAYTRAGLILDQGREGACTGFGLSCVINYLRWVKSGLPAKMESVSPRMLYTLARRHDEYEGENYEGSSCRGALKGWFNHGVCLEPDWPYLPEKANPANYGFATRAAQNTLGVYYRIDIRSITDVQAAIAQHRAVFVSAFTHPGWDAVPITPAPKSHAELPLIAFDGRRSEAGGHAFALIGFNAQGFILQNSWSKNWGAGGFAVLGYLDWLAHAMDAWVVSLGVPGVIAGQLAVGGSSASGPSGADRSNWWDTSLAYRHSVVLGNDGRVSRYLTEDEPPRKLQQQACVLPDDWFRKQAAVRKRLVLYVHGGLNNEQEAIKRASAMGRYFTGNGCYPLFLVWKTGFLESVTNLIADAFRREPARAGFGEWFSEQTDLLIEKTVGRPAARPLWSEMKENAGLAFAERHGGDLLLDAMQALCANWGAQFELHLIGHSAGSIAIGHLLAALAARKRAGRDGGLSDRLASVNLHAPACSVAFANRHYAGDAGLMERLHLEVLTDEAERRDTVGPIYRKSLLYLVSNALEADLHTPILGMDRVNDEGDSGWDGTSDTGEALSVWRQAAKASKLEGRTRRIEGPRIEVAVGADGQPLLQAATHGGFDNDISLMTRTLERITGGKLALPVEDLRGF; encoded by the coding sequence ATGCACATTCTGATGAGCAAGGGGAGCGCCGGAGAAGACGTCGAGCGGCTGCGCCAAGCGCTTGCGAAGGCGCTCGGCGAGGACGCGAAGCTGTTCCCCTCGTTGCAGGCCTCGGGCACGCCGATCGATGAAGATTTCGACGCCGCGATCCGCCGCTGGCAGGCCGGCGTCGGCCTGATCGGCGACGGCGTGGTCGGTCCGCGCTGCCAGCTGCTGCTCGACTTGCTCGCAATCGATGCCAACAAGTTCGAGCTCGTGCTCAACGTGGGGCACGTGAGCCGGCTGTTCCCCGCCACCAAGCCGGCCAACATCGCACGCTACCTGCCCTACATCGAGGCTGCGCTCGGCGTTGCGGAGCTGACGGACCGCGCGATGATCCTGTGCGCCCTGGGCACGATCCGCGCCGAGACCGAAGGCTTCGTGCCGATTGCCGAGGCGCCTTCCAAGTTCAACACGCCGCCGGGCGGTGCGCCCTTCAGCCTGTACGACACGCGCACCGCGCTCGGCAACAGCCGGCCCGGCGACGGCGAGCGCTACCGCGGCCGTGGCTTCGTGCAGCTGACCGGCAAGGACAACTACACCCGCTACGGGCAGCGCATCGGCGTGCCGCTCGACCAAGTGCCGGATCGCGCCAATGCGCCGGAGGTCGCGGCAGTGCTGCTCGCACTCTATCTCTCGGACAAGGCGACGAAGTCACGCGCGGCCATCCGCGCAGGCGACTTCGCGCAGGCCCGCCGGCTGGTCAACGGCGGCGCGCATGGCCTCGATCGTTTCAAGGATGTCTTCGAGCGCGCTGCCGCGGTATGGCCCGCACCGCGCGTGGGCGCGGGCGCCGGCCGCAGCGACGCCTCCGCCTCGGAGGCAGCGGCTTCGCGCCGCTCCACCGTCTCGCGCACGCGCAAGGACGCGGCCGACCTGCGCGACCGCCTGTTCCAGCCGAGCGCCATCAGCCTGCCCGACGAATTCCCGCCCGCCGAGGAGGTTCGCCAGTACCTCCCGGCCTACACCCGTGCCGGACTGATCCTGGACCAGGGCCGCGAAGGCGCCTGCACCGGCTTTGGCCTCAGCTGCGTCATCAACTACCTGCGCTGGGTCAAGTCCGGCCTGCCCGCGAAGATGGAATCGGTGAGCCCGCGCATGCTCTACACGCTGGCGCGCCGGCACGACGAGTACGAAGGCGAGAACTACGAGGGCTCGAGCTGCCGCGGGGCGCTGAAGGGCTGGTTCAACCACGGCGTCTGCCTCGAGCCGGACTGGCCCTACCTGCCCGAGAAGGCCAATCCCGCCAACTACGGCTTCGCGACGCGGGCGGCGCAGAACACGCTGGGCGTCTACTACCGCATCGACATCCGCTCCATCACCGACGTGCAGGCCGCGATCGCGCAGCACCGGGCGGTCTTCGTCTCGGCCTTTACCCACCCGGGCTGGGACGCGGTCCCGATCACGCCGGCGCCGAAGAGCCATGCCGAGCTGCCGCTCATCGCCTTCGATGGTCGCCGCTCCGAAGCCGGCGGGCACGCCTTTGCGCTGATCGGCTTCAACGCGCAGGGCTTCATCCTGCAGAACTCCTGGAGCAAGAACTGGGGCGCCGGCGGGTTCGCGGTGTTGGGCTACCTCGACTGGCTGGCTCATGCGATGGACGCCTGGGTGGTTTCGCTGGGCGTGCCTGGGGTGATTGCCGGCCAGTTGGCCGTGGGCGGCAGCAGCGCCTCAGGTCCGAGCGGCGCCGACCGCAGCAACTGGTGGGACACCAGCCTGGCCTACCGGCACAGCGTGGTGCTGGGCAACGACGGCCGCGTAAGCCGGTACCTGACGGAGGACGAACCACCGCGCAAGCTGCAGCAGCAGGCCTGCGTACTGCCGGACGACTGGTTCCGCAAGCAGGCGGCGGTGCGCAAGCGCCTGGTGCTCTACGTGCACGGTGGCCTCAACAACGAGCAGGAAGCGATCAAGCGCGCCAGCGCCATGGGCCGCTACTTCACCGGCAACGGCTGCTATCCCCTCTTCCTGGTCTGGAAGACGGGATTCCTCGAGTCGGTGACGAACCTCATCGCCGACGCCTTCCGACGCGAGCCGGCCCGCGCCGGCTTCGGCGAATGGTTCAGCGAGCAAACCGACCTGCTGATCGAGAAGACCGTCGGCCGGCCTGCGGCACGGCCGTTGTGGAGCGAGATGAAGGAGAACGCCGGCCTGGCCTTCGCCGAGCGGCACGGTGGCGACCTGCTGCTGGACGCGATGCAGGCGCTGTGCGCCAACTGGGGCGCGCAGTTCGAGCTGCACCTGATCGGCCATTCGGCGGGATCGATCGCAATTGGCCACCTGCTCGCCGCGCTGGCCGCACGCAAGCGCGCCGGCCGCGATGGTGGCCTGAGCGACCGCCTGGCGTCCGTCAACCTTCATGCGCCGGCCTGCTCGGTCGCCTTCGCGAACCGCCACTACGCCGGAGACGCTGGCTTGATGGAGCGCCTGCACCTGGAAGTGCTCACGGACGAGGCCGAACGCCGTGACACCGTGGGCCCGATCTACCGCAAGTCGCTGCTGTACCTGGTCTCCAACGCGCTCGAGGCTGACCTGCACACGCCGATCCTCGGGATGGACCGCGTCAACGACGAAGGCGACTCGGGCTGGGACGGTACCTCCGACACCGGCGAGGCGCTGTCGGTGTGGCGCCAGGCCGCCAAGGCTTCGAAGCTCGAAGGCCGGACCCGACGCATCGAGGGGCCGCGCATCGAGGTGGCAGTCGGTGCCGATGGCCAGCCGCTGCTGCAGGCGGCGACGCATGGGGGGTTCGACAATGACATTTCGCTCATGACGCGCACGCTGGAGCGGATCACCGGGGGGAAGCTGGCGCTGCCGGTGGAGGATCTGCGGGGATTTTGA
- a CDS encoding PIN domain-containing protein yields the protein MRIVIDTNIALDLLVFDDPDYASLLAALETGKLKWIATPAMREELARVLGYRLVAERLVRNGRDADGVLAAFDRHVLPLHEVPPRAPCVCSDPDDQIFVDLAVAQGARLLSKDRALLEMRKHLAVLGVQVSVQ from the coding sequence ATGCGTATCGTCATCGACACCAACATCGCCCTCGACCTGCTGGTCTTCGACGACCCCGATTACGCGTCCCTGCTCGCCGCGCTGGAGACCGGCAAGCTGAAATGGATCGCCACCCCCGCCATGCGCGAAGAGCTGGCGCGCGTGCTCGGCTACCGGCTGGTGGCCGAGCGCCTGGTGCGCAATGGCCGCGACGCCGACGGCGTACTCGCCGCCTTCGACCGGCACGTGCTGCCCTTGCACGAGGTACCGCCCCGCGCGCCGTGCGTGTGCAGCGACCCAGACGACCAGATCTTTGTGGACCTGGCGGTGGCGCAAGGCGCGCGGCTGCTCAGCAAGGATCGCGCACTGCTCGAGATGCGCAAGCATCTCGCGGTGCTCGGTGTCCAGGTGTCGGTCCAATGA
- a CDS encoding YecA/YgfB family protein, which yields MTTTPSPSPDQPPLGPEDFDALDQALDAMREHDEEIPQWEFCEGFMAALVCMRRPVEPAEYWPVLLGEAFVPARHMEFAWRWKRRWREIEEGLDAEVQSLDDERAWQPEVLDTRGAVAALPEEERGEIADEDVPSFAQVWALGFMYAVENWPEEWISPRDKEAAAILDEALDTIVALTEDDRGKPTLSMYSEDGPPSVSQRRVDDFGDAIWAVYDLRRLWRSQGPRVETVRKEATPGRNDPCPCGSGKKYKKCHGVG from the coding sequence ATGACCACGACGCCCTCGCCCTCCCCCGACCAGCCGCCCCTCGGCCCCGAAGACTTCGACGCCCTCGACCAGGCGCTGGACGCCATGCGCGAGCATGACGAGGAGATCCCGCAGTGGGAGTTCTGCGAGGGTTTCATGGCCGCGCTGGTGTGCATGCGCCGGCCCGTCGAGCCGGCGGAGTACTGGCCGGTGCTGCTCGGCGAAGCCTTCGTGCCGGCCCGGCACATGGAGTTCGCGTGGCGCTGGAAGCGGCGCTGGCGTGAAATCGAAGAGGGGCTGGACGCCGAGGTGCAGTCGCTCGACGACGAGCGCGCCTGGCAACCGGAGGTGCTGGACACGCGGGGCGCCGTCGCGGCGCTGCCGGAGGAAGAGCGTGGCGAGATCGCCGATGAGGACGTCCCCTCTTTCGCACAGGTCTGGGCCCTGGGATTCATGTACGCAGTCGAGAACTGGCCCGAGGAATGGATTTCACCGCGCGACAAGGAGGCGGCTGCCATCCTCGACGAGGCGCTGGACACGATCGTCGCGCTGACCGAAGACGACCGCGGCAAGCCCACGCTCTCGATGTACAGCGAAGACGGCCCGCCCAGCGTGAGCCAGCGGCGGGTAGACGACTTCGGCGATGCCATCTGGGCCGTGTACGACCTGCGCCGGCTCTGGCGCAGCCAGGGACCGCGCGTGGAGACCGTGCGCAAGGAAGCCACGCCGGGCCGAAACGATCCGTGCCCCTGCGGCAGCGGAAAGAAATACAAGAAGTGCCACGGTGTCGGCTGA
- a CDS encoding MFS transporter, translating into MVLTLCTAFALSQAYRTVGAIMAGPLQAEFGLSAQALGVFSGSFHFAFGAMQLFMGIGIDLHGVRRTVLAAFPLAIAGAVLSALATSFPLLIAGQVLIGVGCAPAFLVCTVFIARHFPAARFASVSGLVLGVGGLGMLLTGTPLAWLVEASSWRMGFAVLTAASALAWLSILLWVREPARAEAQTQESLLAALRRFGALFAVPHTLGILLLGAVSYAAFISLRGLWLGPLLVERHGYSLVQSGNVALVVSVVSLCGPPLFGRLDRDGPARRRRIVACCAVYAALFAAIGIFHTAWIDIACAILIGLLSGFIVWEYADVRVAYPAALTGRAMAVFTMAMFLGVALMQWLTGVAASVAQSQGIEPYTAVLTTIAALLVAGCAAFAWLPAPPGAVARKP; encoded by the coding sequence ATGGTGCTGACACTGTGCACCGCCTTCGCGCTCAGCCAGGCCTACCGCACGGTGGGCGCGATCATGGCCGGTCCGTTGCAAGCCGAGTTCGGACTGTCGGCACAGGCCTTGGGCGTGTTTTCGGGGTCCTTCCACTTCGCTTTCGGCGCCATGCAGCTCTTCATGGGCATCGGCATCGACCTGCACGGCGTGCGGCGCACGGTGCTCGCGGCCTTTCCGCTGGCGATCGCAGGGGCGGTGCTATCCGCGCTGGCGACCAGCTTTCCGCTGCTGATCGCGGGCCAGGTGCTGATCGGCGTCGGCTGCGCGCCGGCTTTCCTGGTGTGCACCGTGTTTATCGCACGGCACTTCCCGGCGGCGCGCTTCGCCTCGGTGTCGGGGCTGGTGCTGGGCGTCGGCGGGCTGGGCATGCTGCTGACCGGCACCCCGCTCGCGTGGCTGGTGGAGGCAAGTTCGTGGCGCATGGGCTTCGCGGTGCTGACGGCCGCTTCGGCGCTGGCCTGGCTCAGCATCCTGCTGTGGGTGCGCGAGCCGGCGCGCGCGGAAGCGCAGACCCAGGAGTCGCTGCTTGCCGCGCTGCGCCGGTTCGGCGCCCTGTTCGCGGTACCGCACACGCTGGGCATCCTTCTGCTCGGCGCCGTGTCCTATGCGGCTTTCATTTCGCTGCGTGGACTCTGGCTGGGGCCGCTGCTGGTGGAGCGCCACGGCTACTCGCTGGTGCAGAGCGGCAACGTGGCATTGGTCGTGTCGGTCGTCTCGCTCTGCGGGCCGCCGCTGTTCGGCCGCCTGGACCGCGACGGACCGGCGCGCCGACGGCGCATCGTGGCCTGCTGCGCCGTCTACGCGGCGCTCTTCGCTGCGATCGGCATCTTTCACACGGCCTGGATCGATATTGCGTGCGCCATCCTGATCGGACTGTTGTCAGGCTTCATCGTGTGGGAGTACGCCGACGTGCGGGTGGCCTACCCGGCGGCGCTCACCGGCCGCGCGATGGCGGTGTTCACCATGGCGATGTTCCTCGGCGTGGCGCTGATGCAATGGCTCACCGGCGTGGCGGCTTCGGTGGCGCAGTCGCAAGGCATCGAGCCTTACACGGCCGTGCTGACGACCATTGCCGCGCTGCTCGTAGCCGGCTGCGCGGCGTTCGCCTGGCTGCCGGCGCCACCGGGAGCGGTGGCCCGCAAACCCTAG
- a CDS encoding GNAT family N-acetyltransferase: protein MTITITNHPEKHRYEAAIDGQLAGYCEYNLLTNAVMFTHTEVLPAFEGQGVGSAIARHVLDEARAQGTAVIPACLFIAGYIRKHREYVDLVRPETQRAFKI, encoded by the coding sequence ATGACGATCACCATCACGAACCATCCCGAGAAGCACCGTTACGAGGCCGCCATCGACGGCCAGCTCGCGGGCTACTGCGAATACAACCTGCTCACGAACGCGGTGATGTTCACCCACACGGAGGTGCTGCCCGCCTTCGAGGGCCAGGGCGTGGGCTCGGCCATCGCGCGGCACGTGCTCGACGAGGCAAGGGCGCAGGGCACGGCCGTCATCCCGGCCTGCCTGTTCATCGCCGGCTATATCCGCAAGCACCGCGAGTACGTGGACCTGGTGCGGCCCGAAACGCAGCGCGCCTTCAAGATCTAG
- a CDS encoding nuclear transport factor 2 family protein has product MPNEATIQRLYEAFARLDADTMASCYAPDARFDDEAFSLKSGREVAAMWKMLCEATRTKGADVWKLSWRDVQADGATGRAHWDAHYRFSTTGRIVDNAIDSEFGFTPEGLIATQRDRFDFWAWSRQALGPPGLLLGWTPMLKNKVRANAAKNLSAFMARTT; this is encoded by the coding sequence ATGCCCAACGAAGCCACCATCCAGCGCCTCTACGAGGCCTTCGCCAGGCTCGATGCCGACACGATGGCGTCCTGCTACGCGCCGGATGCGCGCTTCGACGACGAAGCCTTCTCGCTGAAGAGCGGCCGCGAAGTCGCTGCAATGTGGAAGATGCTGTGCGAGGCCACGCGCACCAAGGGGGCCGATGTGTGGAAGCTCAGCTGGCGCGACGTCCAGGCCGACGGCGCCACCGGCCGCGCCCACTGGGATGCGCACTACCGCTTCAGCACCACCGGCCGCATTGTCGACAACGCGATCGACTCCGAGTTCGGCTTCACGCCCGAGGGCCTGATCGCCACCCAGCGCGACCGCTTCGACTTCTGGGCCTGGTCGCGCCAGGCGCTGGGCCCGCCCGGCCTGCTGCTCGGCTGGACGCCGATGCTGAAGAACAAGGTGCGCGCCAACGCCGCCAAGAATCTGTCCGCCTTCATGGCACGCACAACATGA
- a CDS encoding CinA family protein has product MNDASSTPESDTPALVLQLAELLQHQGRMMATAESCTGGLIAGACTDLSGSSNWFERGFVTYSNAAKTELLGVDAALIAAEGAVSEPVARAMAAGAVARSAAQVAVAVTGVAGPTGGSAEKPVGTVWFGWSVGGHVHTERRRFEGDRAAVRAATVNHALQTLSTLLRSS; this is encoded by the coding sequence ATGAACGACGCTTCCTCCACCCCCGAATCCGACACGCCCGCGCTGGTGCTCCAGCTGGCCGAGCTGTTGCAGCACCAGGGCCGGATGATGGCCACGGCCGAGAGCTGCACCGGCGGGCTGATCGCAGGCGCCTGCACCGATCTGTCGGGCTCCAGCAACTGGTTCGAGCGCGGCTTCGTCACCTACTCGAACGCCGCCAAGACCGAGCTGCTGGGGGTCGACGCGGCGCTCATCGCGGCCGAGGGCGCCGTCAGCGAGCCGGTCGCGCGCGCGATGGCCGCTGGCGCGGTCGCTCGGTCGGCCGCGCAGGTCGCGGTGGCCGTGACTGGCGTGGCCGGCCCGACCGGCGGCAGCGCCGAGAAGCCGGTGGGTACCGTGTGGTTCGGCTGGTCGGTCGGCGGCCACGTGCACACCGAGCGCCGGCGCTTCGAAGGCGACCGGGCCGCGGTGCGGGCGGCCACCGTGAATCACGCCTTGCAGACGCTCTCGACGCTGTTGCGCAGCAGCTAA
- a CDS encoding phosphatidylglycerophosphatase A family protein — protein sequence MQSAPVSGALPIPPLRRPTLRFMLAHPAHPIALGFGAGLAPRAPGTGGTLWAWAAFVLMQRWLPAGAIGWIILASLPIGWWACTVTARHMGIADPGAIVWDEVVGFWLVLWLVMPAGLLAQLVAFALFRLFDAAKPGPVAWADQLFKQRGATPATMSWTAAGFGILFDDLVAAFCTLLVIALFRSW from the coding sequence ATGCAATCCGCCCCTGTCTCCGGCGCCCTGCCGATCCCGCCGCTGCGGCGCCCCACGCTGCGCTTCATGCTCGCCCACCCTGCGCACCCGATCGCGCTCGGCTTCGGCGCCGGCCTTGCGCCGCGCGCGCCCGGCACCGGGGGCACGCTGTGGGCCTGGGCTGCCTTCGTGCTCATGCAGCGCTGGCTCCCGGCGGGCGCGATCGGATGGATCATCCTGGCATCGCTGCCCATCGGCTGGTGGGCCTGCACCGTCACGGCGCGCCACATGGGCATCGCCGATCCCGGCGCGATCGTCTGGGACGAGGTCGTCGGCTTCTGGCTGGTGCTGTGGCTCGTGATGCCGGCCGGCCTGCTGGCCCAGCTGGTGGCCTTCGCGCTGTTCCGCCTCTTCGATGCCGCCAAGCCTGGGCCGGTGGCCTGGGCCGACCAGCTCTTCAAGCAGCGCGGGGCGACACCGGCCACCATGTCGTGGACCGCGGCCGGCTTCGGCATCCTGTTCGACGATCTGGTGGCGGCCTTCTGCACGCTGCTGGTGATCGCCCTGTTCCGCAGCTGGTGA
- a CDS encoding response regulator, protein MLPPRILLVDDHALFRSGLRMVLTASIADLEVAEAASLEEALRTSMQEPTLVLLDIQLHGLNGLEGIALVRRKWPQALVVILSSELSPQKVRLAMERGAAAFVSKAEPADKILAVIGQLRHGLAVEADGLQSGEGDPDSQPLLTPRQSEVLDLMCQGLSNKLIGRRLNLSENTVRGHVQAVLAALQVSSRSEAGFAARQRGLVA, encoded by the coding sequence ATGCTGCCGCCCCGCATTCTTCTCGTCGACGACCACGCGCTGTTCCGCAGCGGCCTGCGCATGGTCCTGACCGCCAGCATCGCGGACCTGGAGGTGGCCGAGGCTGCATCGCTCGAAGAAGCCCTGCGCACGTCCATGCAGGAGCCCACGCTGGTGCTGCTGGACATCCAGCTGCACGGCCTGAACGGGCTGGAAGGCATTGCGCTGGTCAGGCGCAAATGGCCGCAGGCGCTGGTGGTGATCCTGTCCTCCGAGCTTTCGCCGCAGAAGGTCCGGCTGGCGATGGAGCGCGGCGCGGCCGCCTTCGTCTCCAAGGCCGAACCGGCCGACAAGATCCTGGCGGTGATCGGCCAGCTGCGCCACGGCCTGGCGGTCGAGGCCGACGGCCTGCAGTCTGGCGAGGGCGACCCCGATTCGCAGCCGTTGCTGACGCCGCGCCAGAGCGAAGTGCTCGACCTGATGTGCCAGGGCCTGTCGAACAAGCTGATCGGCCGGCGGCTCAACCTGTCGGAGAACACGGTGCGCGGCCATGTGCAGGCGGTGCTGGCGGCGTTGCAGGTCTCAAGCCGCTCCGAAGCCGGTTTCGCTGCACGGCAGCGCGGCCTCGTGGCCTGA
- a CDS encoding ATP-binding response regulator, with protein MIDKPRLPEERMLVEQLRLQLGNIGASVIPTILLALLLVWVLSNESNALAMRAWAGIIILLKLYLAWDARRLLASEISPAGGRRLLARKMVLNAIDGVAWGALAWAALGTSTVAGSVLVVAVLAGVAASSMSSLAPILPAFIVFGTAELIVLGARLWSMDDPAYEALGVAAIIYTAALLGQARNGSRAARRAIGLRFENLELIERLHVETEHAQAAHRTAEEANLAKSRFLAAASHDLRQPIHAQGLFLEVLSRTKLSADQYDALANARATWQASAEMLDTLLDFSRIEAGVVEPQAQVFALQPLLNKIENELAPQADAKGIVYRSRETHEAVRSDPALVALILRNLVSNAIRYTEHGGVLVACRARGEQVVLEVWDTGIGIEPAQHLAIFREFHQLGNAERDRRKGLGLGLAIAQGLARALGQELSLRSVPKRGSVFRLTLPAARAGVVADSGAEALPGPARVFDLRVLVIDDDESVRTGMRQLLGAWGCACDVADSIEDAQALARAHRPGLVISDYRLRELRTGAEAIAALRAEFGASLPALLITGDTAPQRLREARATGVPLLHKPVLPRQLYRAMTAVLNGRELDSSFAALEARRA; from the coding sequence ATGATCGACAAGCCCCGCCTGCCGGAGGAACGCATGCTGGTGGAGCAGCTGCGGCTGCAGCTGGGCAACATCGGCGCCTCGGTCATCCCGACCATCCTGCTGGCGCTGCTGCTGGTGTGGGTGCTCTCCAACGAGTCCAACGCGCTCGCGATGCGGGCCTGGGCCGGCATCATCATCCTGCTCAAGCTGTACCTCGCGTGGGACGCGCGGCGCCTGCTGGCGTCCGAGATCAGTCCCGCGGGCGGGCGCCGGCTGCTGGCGCGCAAGATGGTGCTCAACGCCATCGACGGGGTGGCGTGGGGCGCGCTGGCCTGGGCCGCGCTGGGCACCAGCACGGTGGCCGGCAGCGTGCTGGTGGTGGCGGTGCTGGCGGGCGTGGCCGCCAGCTCCATGTCGTCCCTGGCGCCGATCCTCCCGGCCTTCATCGTCTTCGGCACCGCCGAGCTGATCGTGCTTGGAGCCCGGCTGTGGTCCATGGACGACCCGGCCTACGAGGCCCTTGGCGTCGCTGCGATCATCTACACGGCGGCGCTGCTGGGGCAGGCGCGCAACGGCTCGCGCGCCGCGCGCCGGGCGATCGGTTTGCGCTTCGAGAACCTCGAGCTGATCGAGCGCCTGCATGTCGAGACCGAGCATGCACAGGCCGCACACCGGACGGCCGAGGAGGCCAACCTCGCCAAGTCCCGGTTCCTTGCCGCCGCCAGCCACGACCTGCGCCAGCCAATCCACGCGCAGGGCCTGTTCCTCGAGGTGCTGTCACGCACCAAGCTCTCGGCCGACCAGTACGACGCGCTGGCCAATGCGCGCGCTACCTGGCAGGCCTCGGCCGAGATGCTCGATACGCTGCTGGATTTCTCGCGCATCGAAGCCGGCGTGGTCGAGCCGCAGGCGCAGGTCTTTGCGCTGCAGCCGCTGCTCAACAAGATCGAGAACGAGCTGGCGCCTCAGGCCGATGCCAAGGGCATCGTCTACCGCTCGCGCGAAACGCATGAGGCCGTGCGCTCCGATCCGGCGCTGGTGGCATTGATCCTGCGCAACCTCGTGTCGAACGCCATCCGCTATACCGAGCACGGCGGCGTGCTGGTCGCCTGCCGCGCGCGGGGCGAGCAGGTGGTGCTCGAGGTGTGGGACACCGGCATCGGCATCGAGCCCGCGCAACACCTGGCGATCTTTCGGGAGTTCCACCAGCTCGGCAACGCCGAGCGAGACCGCCGCAAGGGTCTGGGCCTGGGCCTGGCGATCGCGCAGGGCCTCGCGCGGGCGCTGGGGCAGGAGCTCTCCCTGAGGTCGGTGCCGAAGCGCGGCAGCGTGTTCCGGCTCACCCTGCCGGCGGCGCGCGCAGGCGTGGTCGCCGACAGCGGCGCCGAGGCCTTGCCGGGGCCGGCTCGCGTGTTCGACCTGCGGGTGCTGGTGATCGACGACGACGAGTCCGTACGCACCGGCATGCGCCAGCTGCTCGGCGCCTGGGGCTGCGCCTGCGACGTGGCCGATTCCATCGAGGACGCGCAGGCACTGGCGCGCGCGCACCGGCCGGGGCTGGTGATCAGCGATTACCGCCTGCGCGAGCTGCGCACCGGCGCCGAGGCCATCGCGGCCCTGCGCGCGGAGTTCGGCGCGAGCCTGCCGGCGCTGCTGATCACCGGCGACACCGCACCGCAGCGCCTGCGCGAAGCGCGCGCCACCGGCGTGCCGCTGCTGCACAAGCCGGTGCTGCCGAGGCAGCTGTATCGTGCGATGACCGCGGTGCTGAACGGGCGCGAGCTCGACTCGTCCTTCGCGGCGCTCGAGGCGCGGCGAGCCTGA
- a CDS encoding isocitrate lyase/PEP mutase family protein: MTRTVAEKRALFRQLHTESCFVLPNPWDVGSARFLETLGFKALATTSSGFAWSRGHSDGALAREQILAHLRELVAATDLPVNADFESGFATDPQGVAQSVRMAIDTGVAGLSIEDSTGDPDRPLYDIEFAVARLRAARAAIDQEGGETLLVGRAENFFQGRPDLDDTIARLKAYSEAGADCLYAPGIRTREQIAAVVAAVAPKPVNLLVGSTSELTLQDIAALGVRRLSVGGALARAAWGGFMRAARALEQGRFDGFADAASGVELNALFR, from the coding sequence ATGACACGTACCGTTGCCGAAAAACGCGCCCTCTTCCGCCAGCTTCACACCGAGAGCTGCTTCGTCCTGCCCAACCCTTGGGACGTGGGCAGCGCACGCTTCCTCGAAACCCTCGGCTTCAAGGCGCTGGCCACGACCAGTTCCGGCTTCGCGTGGTCGCGTGGCCACTCCGATGGTGCGCTTGCGCGCGAACAGATCCTCGCCCATCTGCGCGAACTCGTCGCCGCCACCGATCTGCCCGTGAACGCAGACTTCGAGAGTGGCTTTGCCACGGACCCGCAAGGCGTCGCGCAGAGCGTGCGCATGGCCATCGACACCGGCGTCGCCGGGTTGTCGATCGAGGACTCGACGGGCGATCCGGACCGCCCGCTCTACGACATCGAGTTCGCGGTTGCACGCCTGCGCGCCGCACGTGCGGCCATCGATCAGGAAGGCGGCGAGACGCTGCTCGTCGGCCGGGCCGAGAACTTCTTCCAGGGGCGCCCCGACCTCGACGACACCATCGCCCGGCTCAAGGCCTATTCGGAGGCCGGCGCCGACTGTCTCTATGCGCCGGGCATCCGCACGCGCGAGCAGATCGCCGCGGTGGTGGCGGCGGTGGCACCCAAGCCGGTCAACCTGCTGGTCGGCTCCACCAGCGAGCTGACGCTGCAGGACATCGCGGCGCTCGGCGTCCGCCGCCTCAGCGTCGGCGGAGCGCTGGCGCGCGCGGCATGGGGCGGGTTCATGCGCGCGGCGCGCGCGCTCGAACAGGGTCGCTTCGACGGCTTCGCCGATGCCGCGTCGGGCGTGGAGCTCAACGCCCTGTTCCGCTGA